The Fervidibacillus albus genome contains a region encoding:
- a CDS encoding MFS transporter encodes MHFLKKMHIKGIISPSLLALYLDTLLMAIGFFMLVPLLSVYFVQYLKWNASLTGLILSISGFTQNSMKFFCGIIADRIGYKNAILIGVIIRSIGFGLYGFVNHPIGFAVAGVLAGLGGALFHPASYAAYAKLSVYYDSKKIYAIREWLSNIGYIIGPIIGMFLLEYNFTIVCLVSMMMFLLSFIVSFFFLPQFVEENDNSLSFGIIAKVLKGDRSFLLFTILTSGIWAIYVQLYLAVPIRTSMLLEDTSVVAYFYMIGAIVMVILQIPVIQWLGNHLDSIQTIACGSLFLGLGLIALGGSVGPKSIAISVIIFTLGQMVTLPAINGTVAQMSTPSLVASYFGFHGLGLAIGGVLGNTVGGLLYDLILNHPHLRWFGWGSFFIYAVVISTLLLLRAHRFQSSTHTSSSD; translated from the coding sequence ATGCATTTTCTAAAAAAAATGCACATTAAAGGGATCATCAGTCCGTCTTTATTGGCTTTATATTTAGATACATTACTTATGGCAATTGGATTTTTCATGCTCGTTCCTTTGCTCAGTGTATATTTTGTTCAATATTTGAAGTGGAATGCTTCTCTCACAGGACTCATTTTATCGATTAGTGGTTTTACTCAAAACAGTATGAAATTTTTTTGTGGAATCATTGCTGATCGAATTGGTTATAAAAATGCTATTTTAATTGGCGTAATCATTCGGTCAATTGGTTTTGGTCTATATGGATTTGTTAACCATCCGATTGGGTTTGCAGTGGCGGGTGTACTTGCAGGTTTAGGAGGAGCATTGTTTCATCCAGCAAGCTATGCAGCATATGCAAAATTATCCGTATATTATGATAGCAAGAAAATCTATGCGATACGCGAGTGGCTTAGTAATATCGGGTATATCATTGGCCCGATTATTGGAATGTTTCTTCTAGAATATAATTTTACAATCGTATGTTTGGTTTCTATGATGATGTTTCTGCTTTCGTTTATCGTTTCTTTCTTTTTTCTACCACAATTCGTCGAAGAAAATGATAACTCCTTATCTTTCGGTATAATTGCAAAAGTTTTAAAAGGAGATCGTTCATTTCTTCTTTTTACGATTCTTACATCAGGGATTTGGGCAATTTATGTTCAACTGTATTTAGCTGTACCTATTCGGACATCGATGTTGTTAGAGGATACGAGCGTTGTTGCGTATTTCTATATGATCGGCGCCATAGTCATGGTAATCCTTCAAATTCCTGTTATCCAATGGTTAGGAAATCATTTAGACTCTATTCAAACGATTGCGTGTGGATCGTTGTTTCTTGGATTAGGATTAATCGCTTTAGGAGGATCTGTAGGACCGAAATCCATCGCTATATCGGTTATTATCTTTACATTGGGACAAATGGTTACTTTACCAGCAATCAATGGCACGGTTGCGCAAATGTCGACACCTTCCCTCGTCGCTTCTTATTTCGGGTTTCATGGTCTCGGTTTAGCAATTGGCGGAGTGCTAGGAAATACGGTCGGTGGTTTGCTATATGACTTGATTTTGAACCATCCCCATTTAAGATGGTTTGGGTGGGGATCTTTCTTCATCTATGCAGTAGTAATAAGTACATTATTACTATTACGTGCACATCGTTTTCAAAGTTCAACACATACGTCTAGCAGTGATTAA
- a CDS encoding gamma-glutamylcyclotransferase family protein produces the protein MLDSYKVPSDARFDFCHMPTFIGTAIVMKVYFNGDRAYVAQLEKALEACVRGRFIGHGYDGEIGRIDVMKTLIKGGLRTFLETEREICQAFHNKVHNILHEYHSRLIRNLTKGKWGEDYRDDWQQIVDDLKLTTRLYIAYGSNMDQSQMLKRCPNAKRIGKTYLKDWELTIPFYANIEKKKGKQTPAFVWEINESDENNLNIYEGYPRCYDKTNIVINVEGKTVSAMAYVMTEQYKNKDKQPRDGYIEQILRGYREAGFDEAEFQPRSIE, from the coding sequence TTGTTAGATTCGTATAAAGTTCCTTCTGATGCGAGGTTCGACTTTTGTCATATGCCGACTTTCATAGGTACGGCTATCGTAATGAAGGTGTATTTCAATGGGGACAGGGCATATGTTGCGCAACTGGAAAAAGCATTGGAAGCATGCGTAAGAGGACGTTTTATTGGACATGGATATGATGGAGAAATAGGGCGTATCGATGTAATGAAAACGTTGATAAAAGGTGGATTGCGAACATTTCTTGAAACTGAGCGAGAAATTTGTCAGGCATTCCACAACAAAGTGCATAACATATTACACGAGTACCATTCGCGTTTAATACGCAATTTAACGAAAGGTAAGTGGGGTGAAGATTACAGAGACGATTGGCAACAAATTGTTGACGATCTTAAACTTACGACACGTTTATATATTGCGTACGGAAGCAATATGGACCAATCCCAGATGCTTAAACGTTGTCCGAATGCGAAACGAATAGGAAAAACATATCTTAAAGATTGGGAACTTACAATTCCATTTTATGCAAACATCGAAAAAAAGAAAGGAAAACAGACGCCCGCTTTCGTATGGGAAATTAACGAAAGTGATGAAAATAATTTAAATATATACGAGGGCTATCCGCGTTGTTATGATAAAACGAATATCGTCATCAACGTAGAAGGGAAAACCGTATCCGCAATGGCGTATGTGATGACAGAACAATATAAAAATAAAGATAAACAACCACGTGATGGATACATCGAACAAATTTTGCGTGGGTATCGAGAAGCTGGATTTGACGAAGCGGAATTTCAACCGAGAAGTATAGAATAA
- a CDS encoding MATE family efflux transporter, with protein sequence MGQSIDFLNDRIGPLIYKTFIPGLLATSVSIITQVANTFFMGHDEPVSLYVIGLFMPLSFFTTAIMEGFSASTSAAVAVEKGGGNEENIRKVIGNFAFNGTIVSLAVAIIVSLSIPLFVNYFYVHPSAQDTFVTFTRLMVFTNILVVLDGIIWAGIRGYGLVNLSAAVNIILAFGVIGFVFLFVQFFHMGVYSLILANIIVIGPALIVGLFVMAKYNIMAIKIRKINFSSLLKMHPIVKQRLMNTGIPVMLSYIIIFFATFFYNKIISPFGEDVVAGFGAAYRVQTIVLAFAFSFGGAVALIMNQNIGGSKFDRSYKTFKKGLMHIFGIYIVIGSFIFLANHKIATFLIEDTDTAQHTTTFLKIVGLSFIIMGPMMMTLLVLEQIGKGVLAFLLNVLYFTVIVLVGWIVTRKYDQVELFYWTICFMNVFAIVGIGYGFMIIKKLMNKKLRKFQTLGEEQEVTG encoded by the coding sequence ATGGGACAGTCAATCGACTTTTTGAACGATCGGATTGGGCCACTCATCTACAAAACATTTATACCGGGTTTACTTGCTACTTCTGTATCCATTATTACACAAGTAGCCAATACTTTTTTCATGGGTCATGATGAACCGGTGTCTCTATATGTCATCGGGTTATTTATGCCTTTATCCTTTTTTACTACCGCCATTATGGAGGGATTTTCCGCGTCAACTTCAGCGGCTGTAGCTGTTGAGAAGGGGGGAGGAAACGAAGAAAACATACGAAAAGTCATTGGGAATTTTGCCTTCAATGGAACAATTGTTTCTTTAGCAGTCGCAATTATCGTATCGCTTTCGATTCCCTTATTTGTCAATTATTTTTATGTTCATCCAAGTGCGCAGGATACGTTCGTTACATTTACACGATTGATGGTGTTTACCAACATTCTCGTTGTGCTAGACGGCATTATTTGGGCAGGAATTAGAGGTTATGGTCTCGTGAACCTTTCTGCCGCCGTTAATATCATTCTTGCATTCGGTGTGATTGGATTTGTTTTTTTATTTGTCCAATTCTTTCATATGGGGGTTTACAGTCTCATTTTAGCAAATATCATCGTCATTGGTCCTGCATTAATCGTCGGGTTATTCGTGATGGCCAAATATAACATAATGGCAATAAAAATAAGAAAAATCAATTTTTCATCATTATTGAAAATGCACCCTATTGTGAAACAAAGATTAATGAATACGGGAATTCCGGTGATGCTTTCTTACATCATCATCTTTTTTGCGACATTTTTCTATAATAAAATCATTTCTCCTTTTGGGGAAGACGTAGTGGCTGGTTTCGGTGCAGCTTATCGTGTTCAAACGATAGTTTTAGCCTTTGCGTTTTCCTTTGGAGGAGCGGTCGCCTTAATTATGAATCAAAATATTGGCGGTTCCAAATTTGATCGTTCCTATAAAACGTTCAAAAAGGGACTAATGCATATTTTCGGAATTTATATCGTCATTGGGAGTTTTATTTTTCTAGCAAATCACAAAATCGCAACGTTTTTAATTGAGGATACCGATACCGCCCAACATACGACAACCTTTTTAAAAATCGTTGGGTTATCCTTTATCATTATGGGTCCAATGATGATGACCTTATTAGTCTTAGAACAAATTGGGAAAGGAGTTCTTGCCTTTCTATTAAACGTCTTATACTTTACAGTCATTGTGCTCGTTGGCTGGATTGTTACAAGGAAATATGATCAAGTTGAATTGTTTTACTGGACCATTTGTTTCATGAATGTCTTTGCTATTGTAGGAATTGGATATGGGTTTATGATCATTAAGAAATTAATGAATAAGAAATTGAGGAAATTCCAAACGTTGGGGGAGGAACAAGAAGTGACTGGGTAA
- a CDS encoding aldehyde dehydrogenase family protein has translation MNFQTLNKQYIGGQWKDGTSKRKLVDVNPYNKDEIATFTCANLKDVDEAYQSALDVQKKWQQTNPVEKRAVFENAVKYIEENKDAIENIIIEELGGTKLKAAFEMDLVINILKEAGTYPFRMEGKILPSPVDGKENRVYRFPVGVVGVISPFNFPFFLSMKSVAPALGAGNGVVLKPHEHTPITGGTLIAKIFEEAGLPKGLLNVIVTEIEEIGDGFIEHPIPKVISFTGSSKVGKHIGEVAGRHLKKASLELGGNSALIVLDDADIDRAVSAAVFSRFTHQGQICMSANRVIVHEDVYDEFLTKYVQKVGCLKCGDPRDPETIIGPLINERQVQSLTNLIETGIKEGATPVLKGEVKGNIVEPVIFTDVTPDMTIAQEEMFGPVVSIMKVKSDEEAIEYANSSNFGLSGAIHTSNIERGAEMAKRIETGMVHINDGTINDEAIVAFGGEKNSGLGRLNGTWSLDAFTTLKWISIQHTPRKYPYS, from the coding sequence ATGAATTTCCAAACATTAAATAAACAGTATATCGGTGGACAATGGAAAGATGGAACGAGCAAGCGAAAACTCGTCGATGTCAATCCATATAATAAAGATGAGATTGCAACGTTTACATGTGCGAATTTAAAAGATGTCGACGAAGCGTATCAATCGGCCCTAGACGTCCAAAAAAAATGGCAACAAACAAATCCAGTTGAAAAACGAGCTGTTTTTGAAAATGCCGTGAAGTATATTGAGGAAAATAAAGACGCCATAGAGAACATCATCATTGAAGAACTTGGTGGAACGAAACTGAAGGCAGCTTTTGAAATGGATCTCGTCATCAATATTTTGAAAGAAGCCGGTACATATCCGTTTCGAATGGAAGGAAAAATTTTACCATCTCCCGTTGATGGAAAGGAAAATCGCGTGTACCGTTTTCCAGTGGGCGTTGTCGGAGTCATTAGCCCGTTTAATTTTCCGTTTTTCTTATCAATGAAATCCGTCGCCCCCGCATTAGGTGCAGGAAACGGTGTTGTCTTAAAACCGCATGAACATACCCCAATTACCGGTGGAACGCTTATTGCGAAAATTTTTGAAGAAGCCGGGTTGCCCAAAGGGTTATTGAATGTCATTGTCACGGAAATCGAAGAAATCGGTGACGGTTTTATTGAACATCCGATTCCAAAGGTGATTTCCTTTACTGGTTCAAGTAAGGTCGGAAAACATATCGGTGAAGTAGCTGGACGACATTTGAAAAAGGCTTCCTTGGAACTCGGAGGAAATAGTGCCTTGATCGTCCTCGATGATGCGGATATTGATCGAGCGGTAAGTGCAGCGGTCTTTAGTCGCTTTACCCATCAAGGACAAATTTGTATGTCAGCCAATCGGGTAATCGTCCATGAAGACGTATATGATGAATTTTTAACGAAATATGTACAAAAAGTCGGCTGTTTGAAATGCGGTGACCCGAGAGACCCGGAAACGATTATCGGGCCGTTAATTAACGAAAGACAAGTTCAATCATTAACAAACTTGATTGAAACAGGCATAAAAGAAGGAGCAACACCGGTTTTAAAAGGGGAAGTGAAAGGAAACATCGTCGAACCGGTAATCTTTACCGACGTGACTCCGGATATGACAATTGCCCAAGAGGAAATGTTTGGACCGGTTGTATCCATTATGAAAGTAAAAAGTGATGAAGAGGCCATTGAATATGCGAACAGCAGCAATTTTGGCTTAAGCGGCGCCATTCATACATCAAATATTGAACGCGGTGCAGAGATGGCGAAACGAATTGAAACAGGGATGGTCCATATTAATGATGGAACGATTAATGATGAAGCAATCGTTGCCTTCGGTGGAGAGAAAAACTCGGGATTAGGTCGCCTCAACGGAACGTGGAGTTTAGATGCCTTTACAACTCTGAAATGGATTTCCATTCAACATACACCGAGAAAATATCCATACTCGTAA
- a CDS encoding methyl-accepting chemotaxis protein translates to MLENEREHEIKDTQEIELLDAFLKVAPYLNQLTHDDITVGIYDTEKLIINYPGKTFSLNVKPGDPLQEGDIITNAIRQNQLLTASVPKELFGVDLVAKAMPIHDKNGRIVGGIGIGTNMERAMELSKISLNLSAVMEEVTATIVSMADSITQLSNEISTITEKAEVTAGNVGKIEGISNLVKEIADSSNLLGLNAAIEAARAGEHGKGFSIVADEVRKMASTSKKHAEEINENTNQMKNHIKQLTDLIQSVNDEAGSQSAAIEQLTATIQEINTNIQVLADIAKQNIESEK, encoded by the coding sequence ATGTTGGAAAATGAAAGAGAACATGAAATAAAAGATACGCAGGAAATAGAGTTGCTCGATGCATTCCTAAAAGTAGCTCCGTATCTCAATCAACTGACACATGATGATATTACAGTTGGTATTTATGACACAGAAAAGTTAATCATTAATTACCCAGGGAAAACCTTTTCGTTAAACGTAAAACCAGGTGATCCGTTGCAAGAAGGAGACATTATTACAAATGCCATTAGACAAAATCAGTTGCTTACGGCTTCCGTGCCTAAGGAGCTCTTTGGTGTCGACTTAGTTGCCAAAGCCATGCCCATTCATGATAAAAACGGTCGTATCGTCGGCGGAATCGGTATCGGGACAAATATGGAGAGGGCTATGGAATTATCAAAAATCTCGTTGAATCTTTCTGCTGTCATGGAAGAAGTTACAGCAACGATCGTTTCTATGGCCGACTCCATCACCCAGCTTTCCAATGAAATTAGTACGATTACCGAAAAGGCAGAAGTAACTGCTGGAAATGTGGGGAAAATCGAAGGCATTTCCAATTTGGTGAAAGAAATTGCCGACTCGAGTAACTTGTTAGGATTAAATGCGGCGATTGAAGCGGCAAGGGCTGGTGAACACGGGAAAGGTTTTTCTATCGTAGCGGATGAAGTGCGGAAAATGGCGAGTACCTCGAAAAAACACGCGGAAGAAATAAATGAAAATACGAACCAAATGAAAAACCATATTAAGCAATTAACAGATTTAATTCAATCTGTCAATGATGAGGCGGGTTCCCAATCCGCTGCGATTGAACAACTTACGGCAACGATTCAAGAAATTAATACGAATATCCAAGTTCTCGCAGATATAGCTAAGCAAAATATTGAGAGCGAAAAATAA
- a CDS encoding glutathione peroxidase — MSIHQFDVERLNGEKLSLSQYEGQILLIVNTASKCKFTPQFEDLQKLYDEFKNEPFEIFGFPCNQFAGQEPGSGEEAAEFCRANYGVSFPMFSKVNVNGPETHPLYKYLKEQQPFRGFNEDDVNEKLLKLLVLEKTPEWYVGDELKWNFTKFLVDQKGNVIRRYEPTDDMFEIKKDIQRLIRYQHESATA; from the coding sequence ATGAGTATACATCAATTTGACGTTGAACGTTTAAATGGAGAAAAACTGTCACTATCACAATATGAAGGGCAAATTTTATTAATTGTTAATACAGCGAGTAAGTGTAAATTCACGCCTCAATTTGAAGATTTACAAAAACTCTATGATGAGTTTAAAAATGAACCTTTTGAAATTTTTGGGTTTCCTTGTAATCAATTTGCCGGACAAGAACCAGGAAGTGGCGAAGAAGCGGCTGAATTTTGTAGAGCGAACTACGGTGTCAGTTTCCCGATGTTTTCGAAAGTGAACGTCAACGGTCCTGAAACCCATCCGTTGTACAAATATTTAAAGGAACAACAACCGTTTCGTGGATTTAATGAAGACGATGTGAACGAAAAACTTTTAAAACTATTAGTGCTCGAAAAAACGCCTGAATGGTATGTAGGTGATGAACTAAAATGGAACTTTACGAAGTTTTTAGTCGATCAAAAGGGAAATGTCATTAGAAGATACGAACCGACAGACGATATGTTTGAGATTAAAAAGGATATTCAACGACTTATTCGCTATCAACACGAATCGGCCACTGCATGA
- a CDS encoding RNA polymerase sigma factor, with the protein MSELDEIYHYYFKDVYFFLYSLTKDKHLAEDLTSETFVKALKSIERFNGKCDVKTWLFQIAKNTYYSYRRKNKKVIYTDAVPEKSDGIDIEKAMFSSEKSMKIHQIIRNLSEPYKEVFSLRIFGELSFKEIGRLFGKTDNWACVTFHRARNKIREEMRDDK; encoded by the coding sequence GTGTCAGAGCTTGATGAAATTTATCATTACTATTTTAAGGATGTTTACTTTTTTTTATATAGTCTGACTAAAGATAAACATCTAGCAGAAGATTTAACATCGGAAACGTTTGTGAAAGCGTTAAAATCGATCGAACGTTTTAACGGAAAGTGTGATGTCAAGACGTGGTTATTTCAAATAGCTAAAAATACGTATTATTCGTATAGACGAAAAAATAAGAAGGTCATATACACGGACGCAGTACCTGAAAAAAGTGATGGGATCGATATAGAAAAAGCTATGTTTTCATCAGAGAAGTCGATGAAAATTCATCAAATTATCCGTAATTTATCTGAGCCATATAAGGAAGTGTTTTCGTTACGCATCTTTGGAGAACTAAGTTTCAAGGAGATTGGACGTTTGTTTGGCAAAACTGATAATTGGGCTTGTGTCACCTTTCACCGAGCAAGAAATAAGATTAGAGAAGAAATGAGGGATGATAAATGA
- a CDS encoding DUF4372 domain-containing protein, translated as MDKDNIKSTIMELLHVINEKKFRELINVADIDKYVKKFSAYKFLQLMIVAHICQMESLARISQKVKNMEEIQTSFRLDGISTSQLSRKQRFLTPNMFEKIFVTWL; from the coding sequence ATGGACAAGGATAACATAAAATCCACAATAATGGAATTACTTCATGTGATAAATGAAAAAAAATTTCGCGAATTAATTAACGTAGCTGATATCGACAAGTACGTTAAAAAGTTTTCAGCTTATAAGTTCTTGCAACTTATGATTGTAGCCCATATATGCCAAATGGAAAGTTTAGCTCGTATCTCGCAAAAGGTAAAAAATATGGAAGAGATTCAAACAAGTTTTCGTTTAGATGGAATTAGTACATCGCAGCTTTCACGAAAACAACGATTTTTAACACCTAACATGTTTGAAAAAATTTTCGTTACCTGGTTGTGA
- a CDS encoding zf-HC2 domain-containing protein, with protein MNVTCNVIKDILPLYLENMLSDDSTEMVEKHLEHCQECKNYLEELKTFHQVPVDTNISPLLKIKSSIRKKNILTAILAMMIAIMLIVITIAFLTAPKYIPYSERSVTLNEAENGWILVKFENTVSGYDIDQYPTEDNSGYVYHITTWNNTWNKMIKKSKVNYTVLNPNGENVVSVYYYQADGSEDILMYGKDINQGGGIITLPRMFLSYYLLAAIVCTVVCGGVMIIWHRHKKVFRFTLMIFYLSVSYLLSHLIVKGFTTSSYSATRDFFAIVLVLIPMYVAFLTVLHLFRKYKAKNQ; from the coding sequence ATGAACGTCACATGTAATGTAATTAAAGATATTTTGCCTCTATATTTAGAAAATATGCTTAGTGATGATTCAACTGAGATGGTTGAAAAACATCTTGAGCATTGTCAGGAATGTAAAAATTATCTGGAAGAGCTGAAGACTTTTCATCAAGTACCAGTCGATACAAATATTTCGCCTTTGCTAAAAATAAAATCATCGATACGTAAAAAAAATATTCTGACGGCCATTCTCGCAATGATGATCGCAATAATGCTTATAGTTATTACGATTGCTTTCTTGACTGCACCAAAATATATTCCATATAGCGAAAGAAGTGTAACGCTAAATGAGGCTGAAAATGGATGGATACTTGTTAAATTTGAGAATACTGTTTCTGGATATGACATCGATCAGTATCCGACAGAAGACAATTCAGGTTATGTTTATCACATTACTACTTGGAACAATACTTGGAATAAAATGATAAAAAAATCGAAAGTGAATTACACAGTTTTAAATCCGAATGGTGAAAACGTAGTCTCTGTGTATTATTACCAGGCTGATGGCAGTGAAGATATATTGATGTATGGAAAAGATATCAATCAAGGCGGGGGAATTATTACATTACCAAGAATGTTTTTATCGTATTACTTGTTGGCTGCCATAGTTTGTACTGTAGTTTGTGGAGGAGTAATGATTATATGGCATCGTCACAAAAAAGTGTTTCGATTTACATTGATGATTTTTTATTTATCGGTATCCTATCTATTAAGTCATTTGATCGTAAAAGGATTTACAACTTCATCGTATAGTGCAACACGAGATTTTTTTGCAATTGTATTGGTTTTGATTCCTATGTACGTCGCTTTTTTAACTGTTTTACATTTATTCAGAAAGTATAAAGCAAAGAATCAATGA
- the imm48 gene encoding Imm48 family immunity protein, which produces MTQFSEAEIQQIKEVHKEIEDIAYDLFLLSETQLEETAGLELLVFATFCFGIINEIALMKKLSSIQTYVITSLLLLTVFHYSEDQIDEIVQELFNTKDEHHPSLMYEITQRGMLGYHQYINDDLNDLKENLLDALAVAKEKGEEVI; this is translated from the coding sequence ATGACTCAGTTTAGTGAGGCGGAAATTCAACAAATAAAAGAAGTGCATAAGGAAATTGAAGATATTGCATATGATTTATTTTTGCTTAGCGAAACGCAGTTAGAAGAAACTGCTGGACTTGAACTTCTAGTTTTTGCAACATTTTGCTTTGGCATAATCAATGAGATCGCTTTAATGAAAAAACTTTCCTCAATTCAAACTTATGTGATAACATCTTTGCTTTTATTAACGGTATTCCATTATAGTGAAGACCAAATAGATGAAATTGTGCAGGAACTTTTCAATACAAAAGATGAACACCATCCCTCTTTGATGTATGAAATCACCCAAAGAGGGATGCTCGGATATCATCAGTACATAAACGATGACCTCAATGATCTTAAAGAAAATCTTCTAGATGCGTTGGCAGTTGCCAAAGAAAAGGGGGAAGAGGTGATATAA